A window of Cryptosporangium phraense genomic DNA:
TGTCGTGCATCACCGGCTTCGGCGAGGCCAGCCGGATGACCCAGTTCAAGGACAAGTCCGCCAAGGGCGGCGTCGACCGGTCCAGCGTCGGGCTGTTCACCTACCCGATCCTGCAGGCCGCCGACATCCTGCTCTACCAGGCCGACGCCGTCCCGGTCGGCGAAGACCAGCGGCAGCACGTCGAGTTGTCGCGTGATCTCGCGCAGCGCTTCAACAGCACGTTCGGCGAGACGTTCACGGTGCCGAAGGCGTTCATCGTCCGCGAGTCGGCCAAGGTCTACGACCTGCAGAACCCGACCGCGAAGATGAGCAAGTCGGCGTCGTCGCCGGCCGGCGTCATCGACCTGCTCGACGAGCCGAACCGCAACGCGAAGAAGATCCGCTCGGCGGTCACCGACACCGGCCGCGAGATCGTGTTCGACCCGGAGAACAAGCCCGGCGTCAGCAACCTGCTGACGATCTACTCGGCGCTCACCGGCCGCACGATCGACGAGCTGACCACCGCGTACGAGGGCAAGGGCTACGGCGACCTGAAGAAGGAACTCGGCGCCGTGGTGGCCGACTTCCTGACGCCCATCCAGAAGGCGACCCAGGAATACCTCGACGACCCGGCCGAGCTCGACCGGGTGCTGGCGATCGGGGCCGAGAAGGCCCGCCGGGTGGCCGCCCCCACCCTGGCCGCGGCCTACGACAAAGTCGGGTTCCTTCCGCCGGCGGCCCCGTGACCCGCACGATCGGGGTAGCGCTGTCGATTCCCGCCCCGTTCGGCGGGCAACTGGACGAATACCGCCGGACCGCCGGCGACCCGATGGCCGAGTTCATCCCGGCCCACGTCACGCTGCTCGGCCCCACCGCGCTGGCCGACGACGACGTGCCGGGCGTCGTCGAGCACCTGCGGGTGGCGGCCACCCGGCACGCGCCGTTCGATCTGCACCTGCGGGGGAGCGGAACGTTCCGCCCGGTGACCGCGGTCGTCTTCGTCGCGGTCGCCAGCGGGATCAGCGAGTGCGAGATGCTCGAGAAGGACATCCGCACCGGACCGCTCGATCGGGAACGGCTGTACCCGTACCACCCACACGTCACGGTCGCCCACGATCTGGACGACGAGGCCCTCGACCGGGTCTACGCACGGCTCGCGCATTTCGAAGCGCGATTCCGGGTATCTGGTTTTACGTTGTTCGAGCACGGGATCGACGGGCGTTGGCGCCCACAGCAGGACTTTCCCTTCCCGGTGTAGGCGTTGGGGGCGCGGCATGGCCGATCGGTTCGTCGCGTTCCCCGGGGTTCCGTCGTGGGTCGTCGGCCCGGTCCGGCGCGCCCGCGACCGGTGGCGCTGGTTCGACACGGTGATCGTGGCCGCGGTCCGGTTCGACGACGTCCACGGTGGCCGGCTGGCCGCGGGCATGACGTACTACGCGTTCCTGGCCGCGTTCCCGCTCGGGTTGCTGTCGTTCTCGATCCTCGGCTTCCTTCTTTCCGACGACGCCGCGCTGACGATGCAGGTCGAGCAGTTCCTCCTGCAGAACATCCCCGGGCTGCCGGTCAGCGCGATCGCCGACGCCCGGAACACCGCGGGCATCATCGGTATCTTCGGCTTCCTGTTCGCGGGCCAGCGCTGGGTGGACTGCATCCGCAGCTCGGTGCGGGCGGTCTGGCGGCGCAACGAGTTCCCGAGCAACTGGTTCGTCCGGACGTTCAGCGACCTGGTCGCGCTGATCGGTCTCGGCGCCGCGCTGCTGCTCTCGGTCGGCGTCACCGTGATGATCTCCAGCGGAGCCGAGTGGGCGCTCGGGGCGGCCGGGCAGGACGGCCCGATCGGCACGACCACGCTGAGCGTGCTGGCGTTCCTGGCCGGGATGATCGTCAACGTCGTCGCGTTCGTCGGGTTCCTGGCCGGGCTGCCCCGGCTGCGGATGTCGTTCCGGCGGGTGATCGGCCCGGCGCTGCTCGGTGCGGTCGGGCTCGAGCTGCTCAAGACCGTCGGGCGCGTCTACATCAACATGACCGAGTCCAACCCGGCGTACACCGTCGTCGCCGGCACCGTCGGTCTGCTGGTCTTCCTCAACCTGTTCGACCAGCTGCTGCTCTACTGCGCCGCGCTGACCGCCGTCGCCAAGCGCGGCGGCGCGGTCGTCGACCGCACCGCGTCCTCCGACGAGGCCGACTGCGTCGAGGTCGTCGCGGTCATCGAGACCCCTCCGGCCGACGCGGGTCGGTCGGCCGACGGGGATCATGCGGACGACGGGGACGGTCCGGGTCAGCCGACGGTGCGCTATATCGCTGCGGAGGACGGCCGGCCGATCGCGGGCGGGGGCCGGACGGACCTCGATCGGGCTCCCGTCGTGACGAGCGCGGAGGCCCACCCGGCCCCACCGGATACGGCAGCCGCCCGGGACGACGTCGTCGCGCGGCCCGGGCCCGCACCTGCCGAGCCCTGAGCAAGCCGATGCCCACCACCAGCAGGCTCACGCCGACCACCCCGGCGCCGACGAAGTAGGCCGAGGGGCCGTCGGTGGTGCCGGCCGTCGCGATCTTGCCCGCCCGCTCGGCGTCCGCCTGGTGCGTTTGAGCCGGAGACGGCGCGTCGTTCGCGCCGTTCACCAGACGGCCGACCGGAGCGGTCGCGGCCGGGAGGGCGAAGCCCCAGTCGAGCAGGCCGGCGGCCTGCTGCCAGAGCGGCTGCGGCCGGTGCTCGCCGTCGAGCATCGTGACGACGAGCCGGCGGCCGTTCCGGGTGGCCGCGCCCATGTAGGTGTGCCGGGCCAGGTCGGTGTAGCCGGTCTTGCCGCCGATCGCGCCCGGGTAGTTGTACAGCAGGCGGTTGTCGTTCTGGATCTGGAAGCCGGCGTACGTGCGCGGCGGCTGGACGTTCGGCTTCTGCGGCGGGATCTGCGCGGACCTGGTCGCGGTGAGCTTGCGGAAGTCCGGGCGGGCGAAGTCGGCCCGGGCGATCAGGGCCAGGTCGTAGGCGCTGGTCCACTGGCCGGGGCCGTCGAGGCCGGACGGGGTCGACGCGTGCGTGTCGTGGGCGCCGAGCTTCTCGGCGGTGTCGTTCATCGCCGCGAGCCCGCCCTTGACCCCGTTCTCGCCGCCGGCCAGCCGGGTCAGCACGTTGGCCGCGTCGTTGCCGGAGACCAGCATCAACCCGAGCAGGACGGTCTGGACCTTGTAGCGGCCGCCCTCGACCAGCCCGACCGCGGAGCTGCCGGACTCGAACGCCAGGTCGCCGGTGGTGACGGTGACGGTCTGGTTCGGCTTCACCTTCGGCAGCGCGGTGAGGACGGTGAGCAGCTTGAGCGTGCTGGCCGGCGGGTGGAGCGCGTGCGGGGCGCAGGCGGCGAGGACCTGGCCGGTGTCGAGGTCGGCGAGCACCCAGGAGTGGGCGTTGAGGCTCTTCGGGAGCGGCTTCGCGTTCTCCGGGAGGACGAGGCCGTCGCTGCCCATCCGCTCGCCGCCGACCGGGTCGCCGTCGTCGTCCCTGGTCGGCGGCGTCGGCTGTGGCGGGGGCGGCGGGCTGATCGGCGGTGAGGCCTTGGCGATCGGGCACGCCGGGTCGTCGGCCGCCTGGGCGGGGTCGGCGGGCGTGGCGACGCCGAGGCCACTGACGGCACACACGAGCGCGAAGGCTGCTGCTGCGAGTCGCCGGGGTGTCACTCTGCGAACGCTACCGAACCGTGGGCACGTTGCTCGTGAGGTGGACACGTAAACGGGGTGTGGGCCGTTCGCCCACACCCCGATTCGGTGCGCGTCAGGCCGTGGGAGGGGGCGTCGTCGTGCCGAGGAGGGCGTCGAGCTTGGCCTCGATCGTGTTCAGCCGCTGGTCCACGTACTCCTTGAGCTGCTCGACCTGGGACTGGTGGTCGCGCTTCATGGCCGACTCGCGGTACGCCGCACCGTTGCCGCCGTGCACGACGTCGTCGATGGAGTCGAGCTGCTTGCGAACCCGATCCCACTGCGCCTGCGGCACCTGGGCCATGTCTTCTCCTCCGTTGGTGCGGAAATTCTCGTAGTCGCGCAGGATCGACGAGTTGTCGTTCTCGTGGCCGGCCAGACCGGACAGGTGCAGGTGCTGGTCGGCCGACGAGTACCGGCCGCGGAACGAGTCCTTGCGGGTGTACTGGTGGCCGTTGATGTTGAGGTAGTAGACCCACTTGTACGAACCGGCGCGCAGGCGCGGAATCAGCCAGCGCTCGAGCCCGGTCATGTTCGGGGCCTCGAGGTCGATCGCGTAGACCTTGCCGACCTTGCAGGCGCGACCGGCGTAGCCCTCCGAGCACCAGGGGGTGTGGCCACCGGAGCCGCGTAAGTGCGACGCGTTGCCGATCACGCCGAGGCAGCTGTAGCCCCGGCTGCGCATGGCCTGGGCGGCGTCGTACTCGTCGGCGACCGCTTCGATCGGCGTCCAGCGGACGCGGGCGCCGGTGGACGGGCGGATCACGACTCCACCGTCGCGGATCGCGTTCGGGACCGCGGAGCGCACGGCGGTCGCGATGCCGGATCTGGCGCCGGCGGCGGCGCTCTGTCCGGCCAGCGGCCGGGCGGGCGGCGGTGTCTCCTCGGCGGCCAGCGCCTCCGGGTCGATCATTTCGCGAGGCCAGGACGATGCCGGTTCGTTCGACTCGAGAGAGTCCGGGACCGACGGCATGACCGCGGCTAACGCGGCGAGTTCGGCGTCGGTGTGGAGCGCCTCTGGGTCGCTGGTTCGGGCATCATCCGGCAGTGGCTCGGACACGTTGAGCGCCTCCGGGACGGTGTCAGTTCCTCCGTGGCCAGTACCTCGGGTGGCCTCGGTGCAAACTCAGAGTAGCGATTGTTCTTCCGTTTGGCCGAGTCCTGAGCGTATGCACAGGTGAGCCACAGCACTCTGTCGTCGCGCGGGGGTGGGCATAATGGAGCGGTGATTTTGTCCCGTCGCTGGTCAGCGTTCCTTCTCGTCGCCGGAGCCTGGAACTGGCTGATCTGGCCGCGGTTCGCCAAGGCGATCTGGGACGACCCGCGCGCGTGGCACAACGGCACCCCGACGTCGTTCCTCACCGTCCACGCAGTACTCATCGTGACGGCCCTGATCATCGGCACCGTGATCGCCTACGTCGGCTACAAAGGCCTCCGCTCGGCCGCGAAGCGGCCGTTGTCCTGACCTGGACGGGCCGCCCACTAGACGCGGCGGAACAGTAGGGCTCGCTTGACCTCTTGGATGGCCTTGGTGACCTCGATGCCTCGGGGGCAGGCGTCGGTGCAGTTGAACGTCGTCCGGCAGCGCCAGACGCCCTCGGCGTCGTTGAGGATCTCCAGCCGCTCCTCCGACCCCTGGTCCCGCGAGTCGAAGATGAACCGGTGCGCGTTGACGATCGCGGCCGGTCCGAAGTACTCGCCGTCGTTCCAGAACACCGGGCACGACGACGTGCACGCGGCACACAGGATGCACTTCGTCGTGTCGTCGAACCGGGCGCGGTCCTCGGCCGACTGCAGGCGCTCCTTCGTCGGCTCGTTGCCGTAGGCGATCAGGAACGGCTTCACCGCGCGGTACGCGGCGAAGAACGGCTCCATGTCGACGATCAGGTCCTTCAGGACCGGCAGGCCCTTGATCGGCTCGATCGTGACCTCTTCGCCGTCCCGGGTCAGCAGGTCCTTGAGCAGCACCTTGCAGGCCAGCCGGTTGACGCCGTTGATCCGCATCGCGTCCGAGCCGCAGATGCCGTGCGCGCACGACCGGCGGAACGTCAGCGTGCCGTCGATGTATCCCTTGACGTGCCCGAGCGAGTTCAGCAGCCGGTCACCGGGCGTGACCGGGACCTCGTAGGTCTCCCAGTGCGGCTCCTCGTCGACCTCGGGGTTGTACCGCCGGATCTTGAGGTTGACCGTCCGGATGACCGTGCCGGACACGGTCTTCTCGACGAGTTCCTCGTCGGTCGCTTCGCGGGTGATCTCCATCGTGGAAGCCATCAGTACTTGCGCTCCATCGGCTGGTAGCGGGTGACGACGACGGGCTTGGTGCCGAGCGTGATGTCACCGTTCGGCTGCCGGTAGGCCATCGTGTGCTTCATGTAGTTCTCGTCGTCGCGCGTGGTGTAGTCCTCGCGGGAGTGGCCGCCGCGCGACTCCTTGCGGGCCTCCGCGCAGAACACCAGCACCTCGGCCAGGTCGAGCAGGAAGCCCAGCTCGACCGCCTCGAGCAGGTCGGAGTTGTAGCGCTGGCCCTTGTCCATGATCGAGATGCGGCCGTAGCGCTCCTTGAGCCCGGCGATGTCGTCCAGCGCCTGCTTCAGCGAGCCCTCGGTGCGGTAGACGGCCGCGTTGAGGTCCATCGTGTTCTGGAGCTCGCGGCGGATGTCGGCCACCCGCTCCTCGCCGGTCGACTCCCGGAGACCCTCCACCAGCGCGACGACGGTCGTCTCCGGAGCTTCCGGAAGGTCCACGTGTGAGTGGGCCAGTGCGTACTCGGCCGCCGCGAGACCGGCCCGGCGTCCGAACACGTTGATGTCGAGCAGCGAGTTCGTGCCCAGGCGGTTGGCGCCGTGCACCGAGACGCAGGCGACCTCACCGGCCGCGTACAGGCCCGGGATCACGTGCTCCGAGTCGCGCAGCGCCTCGCCGTGGATGTTCGTCGGGATTCCGCCCATCGCGTAGTGCGCGGTCGGGTACACCGGCACCGGGTCGGTGTACGGCTCGACGCCCAGGTACGTGCGGGCGAACTCGGTGATGTCGGGCAGCTTGGCGTCGAGCTGCTCCGGCGGCAGGTGCGTGAGGTCGAGGTAGACGTAGTCCTTGTGCGGGCCGGCGCCGCGTCCCTCGCGCACCTCGGTGGCCATCGCGCGGGCGACGATGTCGCGCGGCGCCAGGTCCTTGATCGTCGGCGCGTACCGCTCCATGAACCGCTCGCCGGCGTCGTTGCGCAGGATGCCGCCCTCGGCCCGGGCGCCCTCGGTGAGCAGGATGCCCAGCCCGGCCAGGCCGGTCGGGTGGAACTGGTAGAACTCCATGTCTTCCAGCGGCAGGCCCTTGCGCCAGACGATGCCCATGCCGTCGCCGGTGAGCGTGTGCGCGTTCGACGTCGTCTTGAAGACCTTGCCGAAGCCGCCGGTCGCGAACACGACCGCCTTGGCGTGGAAGACGTGGATCTCGCCGGTGGCGAGCTCGTAAGCCACGGCACCGGTGCACACGGGGCCCTCGGGGCCCTCCGACATGATCACGTCGAGCACGTAGAACTCGTTGTAGAACTCGATGCCGTGCTTGACGCACTGCTGGTAGAGCGTCTGCAGGATCATGTGGCCGGTGCGGTCGGCGGCGTAGCAGGCCCGGCGGACGGCGGCCTCGCCGTGGTTACGGGTGTGGCCGCCGAACCGGCGCTGGTCGATCCGGCCCTCGGGGGTGCGGTTGAACGGCAGCCCCATCTTCTCGAGGTCGAGGACGGCGTCGATCGCTTCCTTGGCCATGATCTCGGCGGCGTCCTGGTCGACCAGGTAGTCACCGCCCTTGATCGTGTCGAAGGTGTGCCACTCCCAGTTGTCTTCCTCGACGTTGGCCAGCGCGGCGCACATGCCGCCCTGGGCCGCGCCGGTGTGGGACCGGGTGGGGTACAGCTTGGTCAGGACGGCCGTACGGCACCGCTGGCCGGCTTCCAGAGCCGCCCGCATGCCGGCGCCGCCGGCCCCGACGATGACCGTGTCGTACCGGTGGAACTGCATGTCGCGCTCCCGGGGTCAGGAAATCGTCGGGTCGAACGTGAAGATGACCAGCGTGCCGAGCGCGATGATCAGCGTCGACGCGGTGAAGAGCAGCATCTTCAGCCAGAACCGGGTGCTGTCCCGCTCGGCGTAGTCGTTGATGATCACGCGCAGGCCGTTGGTGCCGTGCAGCTGGGCCAGCCACAGCAGGGCCAGGTCGAACACCTGCCAGAACGGCGAGGCGTACTTGCCCGCGACGAACGCGAAGCTGACCCGCTGCACCCCACCGTCGATGAACGCGTTGACGATCAGGTGGGTGAACACCAGGACGACGAGCAGCAGCCCGGACAGGCGCATGAACACCCAGGCGTACATCTCGAAGTTCGTGCGGTTGGCCGCCCGCCGCCGGGGCGTGCGCGGTGCCTCGATGTCGACGGTCATCGCTAGCTCCCGAACACTTCGAGGAAGGCGTGCTTGAGCAGGTAGTACGTGCTCGGAACCATAAGCGCGACCCAGAGCACGACGATCACCCGCAGCATCACGGCCTGGTACTTGGTGCCCTTGGACCAGAAGTCGACCAGCACGATCCGGATCCCGTTCAGGGCGTGGAACAGGATCGCGGCGGTCAGGCCGAGCTCCATCACGCTCATGATCGGATGCTTGTACGACGCGATGACGTCGTTGTAGGCGTCCGGCGACACCCGGATCAGCGCGGTGTCGAGAACGTGGACGAAGAGGAAGAAGAAGATCAGGACGCCGGTGACCCGGTGGGCCACCCACGACCACATCCCCTCACGACCGCGATAGAGCGTGCCCGCCGGTAGCCGGCGAGCCGTAGGTGCAGCGCTGGGCATGCCCGCATGCTATTCCCAGGATCCGGACACGCCGTTGAGGGTGTGACCCGTCTGACCAGGTGAGTGGCCACTCTCACACCGCCCGCTCGCCGACTGAATCGGTTCATTAGCTGCCAATGGAAGACGTTTACGTTGGGCAACAGTTGCCGTTACCTATTCGGCGTGTCGACTGCCTACTTTCCGTCGTCATCGCGGTTTAGTCACGGTCCGGTGACGACTGCCTGCTCCGCTTCTTTACACGTCTACCTGCGCCTACGCTCCCCCTGATCTGCCCCGACCGTGTCCGCCAAGCGGCGCGGCGGCGGATGTAGACGGGGTCGGGCAAATGGAGGGAGAAGGTCTTGCGCTACCCGCGTGGGATGAAATTCGCGGCGGTGGCCGCGGTCATGGCGTTGGCACTCACGGCCTGCGGCGGCAGTGACAGCGACTCGAGCAGCAGCTCGGACTCGTCGTCGTCGAGCTCCGCGCAGACCCTGAAGATCGGCCTCGCCTTCGACATCGGCGGGCGGGGCGACAAGTCCTTCAACGACTCCGCCGCGGCCGGCTTCGACAAGGCGGCCAAGGAGTTCAAGCTCGAGAGCAAGGAACTCGCGGCCAAGGACGGCGAGGTCGACGCCGACAAGGAGGCGCGGCTCAAGGAGCTCGCCGACGCCGGCTACAACACGATCGTCGCGGTCGGCTTCGCCTACGCGAACGCGCTGAAGGCGGTCGCGCCGGACTACCCGGACACGAAGTTCCAGATCATCGACGACGCCAGCGTCACCGGCGACAACGTCGCGTCGTACACGTTCAAGGAGAACGAGGCCGCGTACCTGGTCGGTGCGCTGGCCGCGCTGTCCAGCAAGTCCGGCACCGTCGGCTTCGTCGGCGGCGTGAACAACCCGCTGATCCAGAAGTTCCAGGCGGGCTTCCAGGCCGGCGCCAAGGCGGCCAAGCCGAGCATCAAGGTCCTCTCGACCTACATCTCGCAGCCGCCGGACTTCAGCGGCTTCGCCGCCCCCGACAAGGGCAAGGTGGCCGCCACCGGTCTCTACGAGCGGGGTGCTGACGTCATCTACGCCGCCGCCGGTCTGTCGAACAACGGTGTCTTCGAGGCGGCTGCGGCGGCCAAGAAGTGGGCCATCGGTACCGACTCCGACCAGTACCAGACCGCGGCCGCCGCGGTGAAGCCGTACATCATCGGGTCCGCGCTCAAGGGCGTCGACACCGCGGTGTACGAGTTCATCAAGTCGGTCGAGGGCAACTCCTTCAAGGCCGGTAACACCGTGCTCGGCCTGAAGGAAGACGGCGTCGGGTACGTCATCAACAACGAGCAGTTCAAGCAGTACGCAACGCAGATCGACAAGTTCAAGGCCGACATCATCTCCGGCAAGATCACGGCGCCGGACAAGCTGTAAGCGCCTGCAACCGGCCCCCGCTCCTCGTGAGCGGGGGCCGGTTGTGTAATCAACCCCTACGTACCACCGCCGAGGAGAGGAGACGGCCATCTCCGAGACGACCGCCCCCGACGGCCCCCCAGCCGTCGAATTGCGGGGCATCACCAAACGTTTCCCGGGCGTCGTCGCCAACTCGGACATCAATCTTTCGGCGAACCGCGGTGAGGTGCACGCGATCGTCGGCGAGAACGGCGCGGGCAAGTCGACGCTGATGAAGACGCTCTACGGCCTGCACAAGCCGGACGAGGGCGAGATCCGGATAAACGGACAAGCAACCAGCTTCTCCTCGCCGTCGGACGCGATCAAGGCCGGCGTCGGCATGGTCCACCAGCACTTCATGCTGGCCGACAACCTCACGGTCCTCGAGAACATCGTGCTCGGCAGCGAGCCGACCCGGTTCGGTTTCCTCGACCGTCGAAGGGCCCGGGCCAAGGTCAACGAGATCGCGAGCGCCTACCACCTCGACGTCGACCCGGACGCCCTGGTCGAGGACCTCGGCGTCGGTGACCGCCAGCGGGTGGAGATCCTCAAGGTCCTCTACCGCGGCGCCCGCATCCTGATCCTGGACGAGCCGACCGCGGTGCTCGTGCCGCAGGAGGTCGACGAGCTGTTCGGCAACCTGCGCGAGCTCAAGGCCGAGGGCCTGACCGTGCTGTTCATCTCGCACAAGCTCGACGAGGTCCGCGCGGTCGCCGACCGGATCACGGTGATCCGCCGCGGCACCACGGTCCGGACCGTCTACCCGAACGAGGTCACCGCCCGCGACCTGGCCCAGCTGATGGTCGGCAGCGAGCTGCCGGAGCCGGAGCTCCGCGGGTCGACCGTGACCGACCGGATCGTGTTGGACGTCAAACAACTGACCGTCCTCGCGGCCGCCGGTCGCCCCGTCGTCGACGGCGTCGATCTGGCCCTGCACGCCGGCGAGGTCGTCGGCCTGGCCGGCGTCGAGGGCAACGGGCAGGCCGAGCTGGTCGAGGCGATCATGGGCATGCGCCCGTCGACCGGCCTCGTGCGCCTCGGTGAAGAGGACATCAGCGACTGGGACACCCGCCACCGCCGCGAGGCCGGGATCGGGTACATCCCGGAGGACCGGCACCGGCACGGGCTGCTGCTCGACGCCCCGCTCTGGGAGAACCGGATCCTCGGCCACCAGACCCAGCCCCCGAACGCCCGCGGCGCGTTCATCAACCGCAAGGGCGCTCGTGAGGACACCGAGCGCATCGTCCGCGAGTACGACGTCCGGACGCCGAGCGTCGACGTGTCGGCGTCCTCGCTCTCCGGCGGTAACCAGCAGAAGCTGATCGTCGGCCGGGAGATGAGCCACGACCCGGTCGCGCTGATCGCCGCCCACCCGACCCGCGGGGTGGACGTCGGCGCGCAGGCCGCGATCTGGGACGAGCTGCGCCGGGCCCGGGCGGCCGGGCTGGCGACGCTGCTGATCTCGGCCGACCTCGACGAGCTGATCGGTATGTCGGACACCCTCTACGTGATCCTGCGCGGCCGCATCGTGGCCCAGGTCGACCCCCACAGCGTGACCCCCGAGGAGCTCGGTGCTGCCATGACCGGAGCCGGTGAAGCGGCATGACCCTCGCACTGCGAGCCCGTCGCATCGGGCTCATGCTGGCCGCCCCCGTGCTCGCCCTCGTGCTGGCGAGCTTGCTGGTCACGCTGTTGCTGATCGCGCTGGGCAAGGAGCCCGGCGTCGTCCTCGACGCGATGGTGCAGTCGGGCAAAAGGCCCGCGAACATCGTCGACATCGTCAACCGGGCGACGTTCCTGTACATCGCCGCGCTCGCGGTCGCGGTCGGGTTCCGGATGAACCTGTTCAACATCGGCGTCGACGGTCAGTACCGGCTGGCCGCGTTCTTCGCCGCCGCGGTCGGCGGCGCGATCGCGCTCCCCGCGCCGCTGCACATCGGCGTGA
This region includes:
- the trpS gene encoding tryptophan--tRNA ligase, whose amino-acid sequence is MGETRPRVLSGIQPTSDSFHLGNYLGAVRNWVAMQQTHDCYFCVVDLHAITAGHDPEALRRRTRVSAAQLLAVGIDPEESALFVQSHVPEHAQLAWVLSCITGFGEASRMTQFKDKSAKGGVDRSSVGLFTYPILQAADILLYQADAVPVGEDQRQHVELSRDLAQRFNSTFGETFTVPKAFIVRESAKVYDLQNPTAKMSKSASSPAGVIDLLDEPNRNAKKIRSAVTDTGREIVFDPENKPGVSNLLTIYSALTGRTIDELTTAYEGKGYGDLKKELGAVVADFLTPIQKATQEYLDDPAELDRVLAIGAEKARRVAAPTLAAAYDKVGFLPPAAP
- a CDS encoding 2'-5' RNA ligase family protein encodes the protein MTRTIGVALSIPAPFGGQLDEYRRTAGDPMAEFIPAHVTLLGPTALADDDVPGVVEHLRVAATRHAPFDLHLRGSGTFRPVTAVVFVAVASGISECEMLEKDIRTGPLDRERLYPYHPHVTVAHDLDDEALDRVYARLAHFEARFRVSGFTLFEHGIDGRWRPQQDFPFPV
- a CDS encoding D-alanyl-D-alanine carboxypeptidase family protein — protein: MTPRRLAAAAFALVCAVSGLGVATPADPAQAADDPACPIAKASPPISPPPPPQPTPPTRDDDGDPVGGERMGSDGLVLPENAKPLPKSLNAHSWVLADLDTGQVLAACAPHALHPPASTLKLLTVLTALPKVKPNQTVTVTTGDLAFESGSSAVGLVEGGRYKVQTVLLGLMLVSGNDAANVLTRLAGGENGVKGGLAAMNDTAEKLGAHDTHASTPSGLDGPGQWTSAYDLALIARADFARPDFRKLTATRSAQIPPQKPNVQPPRTYAGFQIQNDNRLLYNYPGAIGGKTGYTDLARHTYMGAATRNGRRLVVTMLDGEHRPQPLWQQAAGLLDWGFALPAATAPVGRLVNGANDAPSPAQTHQADAERAGKIATAGTTDGPSAYFVGAGVVGVSLLVVGIGLLRARQVRARAARRRRPGRLPYPVGPGGPPRSSRREPDRGPSGPRPRSAGRPPQRYSAPSADPDRPRRPHDPRRPTDPRRPEGSR
- a CDS encoding SCO4848 family membrane protein yields the protein MILSRRWSAFLLVAGAWNWLIWPRFAKAIWDDPRAWHNGTPTSFLTVHAVLIVTALIIGTVIAYVGYKGLRSAAKRPLS
- a CDS encoding succinate dehydrogenase iron-sulfur subunit, which codes for MASTMEITREATDEELVEKTVSGTVIRTVNLKIRRYNPEVDEEPHWETYEVPVTPGDRLLNSLGHVKGYIDGTLTFRRSCAHGICGSDAMRINGVNRLACKVLLKDLLTRDGEEVTIEPIKGLPVLKDLIVDMEPFFAAYRAVKPFLIAYGNEPTKERLQSAEDRARFDDTTKCILCAACTSSCPVFWNDGEYFGPAAIVNAHRFIFDSRDQGSEERLEILNDAEGVWRCRTTFNCTDACPRGIEVTKAIQEVKRALLFRRV
- the sdhA gene encoding succinate dehydrogenase flavoprotein subunit, which produces MQFHRYDTVIVGAGGAGMRAALEAGQRCRTAVLTKLYPTRSHTGAAQGGMCAALANVEEDNWEWHTFDTIKGGDYLVDQDAAEIMAKEAIDAVLDLEKMGLPFNRTPEGRIDQRRFGGHTRNHGEAAVRRACYAADRTGHMILQTLYQQCVKHGIEFYNEFYVLDVIMSEGPEGPVCTGAVAYELATGEIHVFHAKAVVFATGGFGKVFKTTSNAHTLTGDGMGIVWRKGLPLEDMEFYQFHPTGLAGLGILLTEGARAEGGILRNDAGERFMERYAPTIKDLAPRDIVARAMATEVREGRGAGPHKDYVYLDLTHLPPEQLDAKLPDITEFARTYLGVEPYTDPVPVYPTAHYAMGGIPTNIHGEALRDSEHVIPGLYAAGEVACVSVHGANRLGTNSLLDINVFGRRAGLAAAEYALAHSHVDLPEAPETTVVALVEGLRESTGEERVADIRRELQNTMDLNAAVYRTEGSLKQALDDIAGLKERYGRISIMDKGQRYNSDLLEAVELGFLLDLAEVLVFCAEARKESRGGHSREDYTTRDDENYMKHTMAYRQPNGDITLGTKPVVVTRYQPMERKY
- a CDS encoding succinate dehydrogenase hydrophobic membrane anchor subunit translates to MTVDIEAPRTPRRRAANRTNFEMYAWVFMRLSGLLLVVLVFTHLIVNAFIDGGVQRVSFAFVAGKYASPFWQVFDLALLWLAQLHGTNGLRVIINDYAERDSTRFWLKMLLFTASTLIIALGTLVIFTFDPTIS
- the sdhC gene encoding succinate dehydrogenase, cytochrome b556 subunit, with translation MPSAAPTARRLPAGTLYRGREGMWSWVAHRVTGVLIFFFLFVHVLDTALIRVSPDAYNDVIASYKHPIMSVMELGLTAAILFHALNGIRIVLVDFWSKGTKYQAVMLRVIVVLWVALMVPSTYYLLKHAFLEVFGS
- a CDS encoding BMP family lipoprotein, giving the protein MRYPRGMKFAAVAAVMALALTACGGSDSDSSSSSDSSSSSSAQTLKIGLAFDIGGRGDKSFNDSAAAGFDKAAKEFKLESKELAAKDGEVDADKEARLKELADAGYNTIVAVGFAYANALKAVAPDYPDTKFQIIDDASVTGDNVASYTFKENEAAYLVGALAALSSKSGTVGFVGGVNNPLIQKFQAGFQAGAKAAKPSIKVLSTYISQPPDFSGFAAPDKGKVAATGLYERGADVIYAAAGLSNNGVFEAAAAAKKWAIGTDSDQYQTAAAAVKPYIIGSALKGVDTAVYEFIKSVEGNSFKAGNTVLGLKEDGVGYVINNEQFKQYATQIDKFKADIISGKITAPDKL
- a CDS encoding ABC transporter ATP-binding protein → MSETTAPDGPPAVELRGITKRFPGVVANSDINLSANRGEVHAIVGENGAGKSTLMKTLYGLHKPDEGEIRINGQATSFSSPSDAIKAGVGMVHQHFMLADNLTVLENIVLGSEPTRFGFLDRRRARAKVNEIASAYHLDVDPDALVEDLGVGDRQRVEILKVLYRGARILILDEPTAVLVPQEVDELFGNLRELKAEGLTVLFISHKLDEVRAVADRITVIRRGTTVRTVYPNEVTARDLAQLMVGSELPEPELRGSTVTDRIVLDVKQLTVLAAAGRPVVDGVDLALHAGEVVGLAGVEGNGQAELVEAIMGMRPSTGLVRLGEEDISDWDTRHRREAGIGYIPEDRHRHGLLLDAPLWENRILGHQTQPPNARGAFINRKGAREDTERIVREYDVRTPSVDVSASSLSGGNQQKLIVGREMSHDPVALIAAHPTRGVDVGAQAAIWDELRRARAAGLATLLISADLDELIGMSDTLYVILRGRIVAQVDPHSVTPEELGAAMTGAGEAA